Genomic DNA from Labilibaculum sp. DW002:
TGGTCATTGTCTATTTCAACAGCACCAAATTTAACAAGCTCAGATTCTATTTCTGAAATGTGAGTAGAATCATCAACAGTTAGAGAAATCGCAACCTCCGATGTGGTAATCATATCAATAGGAGTCTTGTAAATCTCAAATATTTCGAAGACTTTACGAAGAAACCCATAGGCTAAAAGCATTCTTCCTGATTTTATTTTAACTGCTGTAATGCCATCTTTAGCTGCAATTGCCTTAATTCCTTTGCCCTCTAATGCGTCAGAGATCAAAGTTCCTTCATCCGAGGGACTCAAAGTGTTCTTTAAACGAACAGGAATGCTCCATTGTTTGCACGGAACAATACTGGAAGGGTGCATTATTTTTGCGCCAAAATAAGCAAGCTCGGCTGCTTCATCAAATGATAGCTGCTTTAAGGCTCTGGTATTTTCTACGCAACGAGGGTCGTTGTTGTGAAATCCATCAATATCAGTCCAAATCTGAACTTCTTCTGATTGAATTGCTGCACCAATAAGAGAGGCCGTATAATCACTTCCACCTCGCTTTAAATTATCAACTTCGCCATAAATGTTTCTGCATATAAAACCTTGCGTAATAAATAACTTTTGGTTTGTATGTTGGCTCAGTTCTCGCTCAATATTTTCTTTAATATAATAGGAATCTGGCTCACCATCTTTGTCTATACGCATAAAGCTAAGGGCAGGAAGTAATACCGAATCAACACCTATTTCACTAAGGTAATAATGAAAAAAAGCTGTTGAAATTAATTCTCCTTGTGCCAAAATTGCTTTCTCTTGTAAAACCGTAAAGCTTCGATAAACAAAGTTTCGTATGTAGTTAAAGTGCGATGTAATCAACTCATTACCTTTCGATTTGCCTTCTTCGCTTTTGAATAATTCTTCTATTCTTTCTCTGTATTTACCTTCTAATTCGGTAATCTTTTCATCCGCCTTTTCCATTTCTTTATTGTAAAGAAATTCGGTTATTTCTACCAACGAATTTGTTGTTCCAGCCATTGCAGACAGAACAATTATTCTGGGCTCATCACTTTGAACCAGTTGAGCAAGATTTTGAATCCTTTCAGGTGATCCAACGGAAGTACCACCAAACTTTAAAACTTTCATTACTTCTTGTTTTTAAATTGTTATCTCTTTTGATAAAAGGAATAACAGATTGACCTCAATTTATCCTCAAATAGTATAGAGGTATGGTTATAGTTAATAGTTCAAAAAAAGCCTGCAGAATTTCTGCAGGCTTATATATCTTTTCGATAGCGTTACATTAATTCATACATAGAAGCGTCAAGAACGTTTATTGCGTTTATATAGCTTCTTATATGTGAAAAAATGAGTCATCGAGTTATCTTTTTTTGTTTGATGGTGTAAAGTTGTATAAAATATTTCTAAAAACAATAAAAAACACTCAGAATGTTAAGAAATTAACTAATCTTTAAATAAACATGCTAAAAAAGAATGCCATTCCAACCCCAAAATCCTCTCGGAACATCCATAAACTCTACGAATACTCGATCTTTTGCGATTTTTAGTTTTTCTTCAGCTAGGCAAGCAAATTTATTCGATAGGTCTTTTGTTTTTGTATCTGGAAGTCCAATACTTTTTAATTGTAAAAATATTGCGGGTTCAGTAATGCCTCCTAGAGTCATTTCTACTTTAGGTTCAAAAGCAGTCATGACATACTTTTCGGGTTTACCTAATTCAAAAGAGATAAGCGTTGAACACTCTTTCAAAAAAGTTTGTTGCTTTCTGCTTGAGAAACTCTTGTTTGTTTGAACTTTTAAATAGGGCATAAGTAAAAGCTTAAGAAGACATTTATTGTAAAGCAAAATGCTCTTCGTTTGTTAGTAAAATAGTTAGTTGCGACTCTTAAGTTATTATTAAAGGTTTGAATAACAAAATTATAGAAATACTTCTTTATTTGTTCTGCACTTCTTTAGCAGCATTTTCAATGTTTTTTTTTGAATTACCAACGAATATTTTTTCATTTACAATTAGAACGGGGCGCTTTAGAAATGTATACTCCTTCAAAATGTAATTTTTGTAATCATCTTCGTTTAGGCTTTTTTCTTTTAAGCCTAGTTCTTTATATTTCATTGCTCTTCGGCTGAATAAACTCTCGTAACTTCCTGATAATTGAGCCATTTCATCAAGTTGATCAGCAGTGATTTGCTCTAGTTTAATGTCTTGTAGTATAAAATTGGCGCTTAAATTCAATTCTTTAATAATTCGCTGACAAGTTGTGCAGTTTCCTAAGTGATATATTTTCTTCATTTTATTTATTTTTATTACTGATGATTTTTTCTATTATTTCTTCTACTTGATTTATATTTTTGCTTTGTGTTTGAATGGCAAAATAGTTCTCATAGTAAGTTGTCTGTACACCTTGCCATAACTCTCTAATTTCTCCTTGTTCAAGTAATTCTTCACAAATGCTTAATGGCAAAAGACAAAGTCCATTATTTTGCTGAACAGCACTAATTATTGCAATCAGGTTTGGAATCACATATCGTGGTTTAAAATAAGGACGTTTTTTGAAATTATCCATCCAAAACGATTTTATAGCTTCCATTTTGTATGAATAGGAGTACCAGTTTTGCTCACTTAGCCATTTTTCGGCATCTTTCATTTTTCTTTCGTAAATGAAACGGTTAAAGGGAACGGTATCAAGATTCTTACTACAAACCAAAAGTAAAGCTTCTTTGCAAAGATGCTTGTATTCAATATGCTGATAGGTGACTTGTTTATTCGTAATGATTAGGTCAAGCTGCTTTTTGAATATTTTATCTTGCAATTCGTCTGTTTCACCAAAAGTGAATTCAACATTCATTTCGAGTTGATCGAGAATAGGCGCAAAAATATGTCCAAAGGTTTCCATTGGCATTCCTACTTTTGCTGTAGGTCTGTTTTTTAAAGTTCTTCGTTTAAAATTTTCTTCTGTTTTTTCCAATTGTATAATGGCATCTTCAATTTGATTATACAACTGAATTCCATGAGAAGTTGGAAGCATTTTACGGGGTTTTCGCTCAAAGAGTTTAACGCCCATATAAGTTTCTAATGATGTAAGCTGTTGGCTTACTCCAGGTTGTGTTAGTAATAATGTTTCGGCAGCACCCGTTAAAGTACCACGTTCATATATTGCTTTAAATGATCTATACCATTCAAGATTTACCATGTGCTATAAATAAATTTATATAAATGTATAAAAAGAATAACTTTATTTATACAAATAGGAGCCTTAAGTTTGTATCAAAATATTTAAAGTGTTATGCCAAAAGTTTTATTCGCCTTAACAAGTCATTTTAAAGACGAGCATGGATGGGAATCAGGATGCTATGTGTTAGAAGTTGCAGTGCCTTATTTTTATCTCGTGAAGAATGGAATTGAAATTGATTTTATATCACCAAAAGGGGGTACGGTTCCAGTAAAAAAGTTGGATTTAGATGATCCAAAGGTTCAAAGCTTTTTAAAAGATACAGACGCAAAAGAGAAATTTTACAATTCAAAACTTCCTAGTGAAGTTCAGGCAGAAGACTATGATGCGATTTACTATCCAGGAGGACATGGTGTAGTTTTTGATTTGCCGCATAATGAAGAGATAGCAAGTATTGCAGGGCAAATTTATTCTAATGGGGGTGTTGTTTGTGCCGTCTGTCATGGTTCTGCTGGTTTGCTAAACATTAAAAAATCCGATGGTAGTTTTCTTCTTGATGGGAAGAATGCAACTGGTTTTAGCAATTGTGAAGAAGAGGCAATTGGAACGGATACAAAAGTTCCTTTTTTGTTGGAAACAGCTCTGAAAGAAAAAGGGGCGAATTATTCTTGCATTGCGAATTGGCAGGAATATGTTGTAGTCGATGGTAGATTAATTACAGGACAAAACCCAGCATCTGATTTGAAAATGGCAAAAGAATTAGTGAAAATATTACAAAAATAATAAATACTTAAAACAGATATAAAAGATGGAAAATTTTGATTTTTATAACCCCGTAAATATTCTTTTCGGAAAAGGAAAAATTGCAGAATTAAAGAAGCACATACCTGCCAATGCTAATGTTTTGATCACTTTTGGAGGTGGTTCTATAAAGAAAAATGGTGTATACGATCAGGTAATTTCTGCACTTGATGGGTTTAATGTTCAGGAATTTGGAGGCATTGAGCCAAACCCTCATTTTGAGACTCTAATGAAAGCTGTTGAGATTGTTAAAACTGAGAAGGTTGATTTCTTATTGGCAGTTGGTGGTGGTTCGGTTCTTGATGGAACCAAATTTATTGCAGCAGCTTCTTGTTATAAAGGCGCAGATGCATGGGATATTCTAGCAAAACGTGCTCGTGTAGAGTCAGCAATTGATTTAGGAGCTGTGTTAACATTGGCGGCAACAGGTTCCGAAATGAATAGCGGAGGTGTGGTTACAAAAGCTGCTACTAAAGAAAAGCTAGCTTTTGGTTCTCCATTATTGTTCCCTAAGTTCTCGGTTTTAGATCCTGAGGCAACATATTCACTACCTAAAAGACAAATAGCTAATGGTGTTGCTGATGCTTTTGTTCATGTGATGGAGCAGTATTTAACTTATCCGGTTAATTCACCTGTTCAGGATCGTTTTTCAGAAAGTTTATTAATTACTTTAATTGAAGAAGGTACAAAAGCATATGATTCTGAAACACCAATTTACGATGAATATGCTAACATGATGTGGGCTGCTACCATGGCTTTAAACGGCTTGATTGGTGCCGGAGTTCAAAGCGACTGGGCAACACATATGATTGGGCATGAGTTGACAGCTTTTCATGGTATTGACCATGCTGTAACCTTGGCTATTGTGCTTCCGGGATTAATGACTCAGTTGAAAGAGCAAAGAGGAGAGAAGTTGTTGCAATATGCTGAGAGAATTTGGAATATTACGGAAGGATCGGATGAGGAGAAAAAGACCTTAGCGATTCAAAAAACAGAAGAATTCTTCCAAAGTGTTGGTATTGGAACACGTTTAAGTGATCACAATGTTGGACAAGATAGTATCGATACCATTTCAAAAAGATTTTTAGAAAGAGGTTATGTCGGTATGCTTCCTGATGTTGCAGTTACTGATGTTGCTGAAATACTAGAAGCGAGATTATAAGTTTACTATTATAAAATTATTAAGTCCTTCTCATTTGAGAGGGACTTTTTTTTCGTTCTAATTTTAGATAAAAGTTTTTATGGTGTAATGCCAATAGGTATTTAAAAATCAATGAAAAACACAGTGAGCTTATTGAGTATTTTAAATGCTAATCTGTGTTAAGAAATTGTGAATTATGAAATTATTTTTTGCAAAAACCAAACTATGTCGTATGTTTGCGTCATTAGAAATAAAAAAGGTTTATTAATTGAATGTTATGAAGAAATTAGAATTGTTTGATGATGAACAGCAAGCCTTAGCGGCAATGGCGAAAGTATTATCTCATCCAGCAAGAATTGCGATATTACAATTTTTGGCAGCAACACCTACCTGTATATCAGGAGATATTTCTGATTTTCTTCCTTTAAGCAGAACGACAGTATCGCAGCATTTAAAAGAGTTGAAATCGGCTGGTTT
This window encodes:
- a CDS encoding phenylpyruvate tautomerase MIF-related protein, whose amino-acid sequence is MPYLKVQTNKSFSSRKQQTFLKECSTLISFELGKPEKYVMTAFEPKVEMTLGGITEPAIFLQLKSIGLPDTKTKDLSNKFACLAEEKLKIAKDRVFVEFMDVPRGFWGWNGILF
- a CDS encoding ArsR/SmtB family transcription factor — protein: MKKLELFDDEQQALAAMAKVLSHPARIAILQFLAATPTCISGDISDFLPLSRTTVSQHLKELKSAGLIQGEVEGLKIKYCLHKNGIEKLRMLFGDLLAEIMPSDEKSC
- a CDS encoding aspartate kinase; translated protein: MKVLKFGGTSVGSPERIQNLAQLVQSDEPRIIVLSAMAGTTNSLVEITEFLYNKEMEKADEKITELEGKYRERIEELFKSEEGKSKGNELITSHFNYIRNFVYRSFTVLQEKAILAQGELISTAFFHYYLSEIGVDSVLLPALSFMRIDKDGEPDSYYIKENIERELSQHTNQKLFITQGFICRNIYGEVDNLKRGGSDYTASLIGAAIQSEEVQIWTDIDGFHNNDPRCVENTRALKQLSFDEAAELAYFGAKIMHPSSIVPCKQWSIPVRLKNTLSPSDEGTLISDALEGKGIKAIAAKDGITAVKIKSGRMLLAYGFLRKVFEIFEIYKTPIDMITTSEVAISLTVDDSTHISEIESELVKFGAVEIDNDQSIICVVGDFISESAGSAKKVMEALEDIPLRMISYGGSKHNISVLVNQEDKVKALRALSNHLF
- a CDS encoding iron-containing alcohol dehydrogenase → MENFDFYNPVNILFGKGKIAELKKHIPANANVLITFGGGSIKKNGVYDQVISALDGFNVQEFGGIEPNPHFETLMKAVEIVKTEKVDFLLAVGGGSVLDGTKFIAAASCYKGADAWDILAKRARVESAIDLGAVLTLAATGSEMNSGGVVTKAATKEKLAFGSPLLFPKFSVLDPEATYSLPKRQIANGVADAFVHVMEQYLTYPVNSPVQDRFSESLLITLIEEGTKAYDSETPIYDEYANMMWAATMALNGLIGAGVQSDWATHMIGHELTAFHGIDHAVTLAIVLPGLMTQLKEQRGEKLLQYAERIWNITEGSDEEKKTLAIQKTEEFFQSVGIGTRLSDHNVGQDSIDTISKRFLERGYVGMLPDVAVTDVAEILEARL
- a CDS encoding arsenate reductase family protein, coding for MKKIYHLGNCTTCQRIIKELNLSANFILQDIKLEQITADQLDEMAQLSGSYESLFSRRAMKYKELGLKEKSLNEDDYKNYILKEYTFLKRPVLIVNEKIFVGNSKKNIENAAKEVQNK
- a CDS encoding type 1 glutamine amidotransferase domain-containing protein, with the translated sequence MPKVLFALTSHFKDEHGWESGCYVLEVAVPYFYLVKNGIEIDFISPKGGTVPVKKLDLDDPKVQSFLKDTDAKEKFYNSKLPSEVQAEDYDAIYYPGGHGVVFDLPHNEEIASIAGQIYSNGGVVCAVCHGSAGLLNIKKSDGSFLLDGKNATGFSNCEEEAIGTDTKVPFLLETALKEKGANYSCIANWQEYVVVDGRLITGQNPASDLKMAKELVKILQK
- a CDS encoding LysR family transcriptional regulator, with the translated sequence MVNLEWYRSFKAIYERGTLTGAAETLLLTQPGVSQQLTSLETYMGVKLFERKPRKMLPTSHGIQLYNQIEDAIIQLEKTEENFKRRTLKNRPTAKVGMPMETFGHIFAPILDQLEMNVEFTFGETDELQDKIFKKQLDLIITNKQVTYQHIEYKHLCKEALLLVCSKNLDTVPFNRFIYERKMKDAEKWLSEQNWYSYSYKMEAIKSFWMDNFKKRPYFKPRYVIPNLIAIISAVQQNNGLCLLPLSICEELLEQGEIRELWQGVQTTYYENYFAIQTQSKNINQVEEIIEKIISNKNK